In Excalfactoria chinensis isolate bCotChi1 chromosome 3, bCotChi1.hap2, whole genome shotgun sequence, one DNA window encodes the following:
- the SOCS5 gene encoding suppressor of cytokine signaling 5, which produces MDKVGKMWNNFKYRCQNLFSHEGGSQNENVVVNSSSCSSAKDRTVQITGLAQQQPSSPLRENIALQLGLSPSKNSVRRNQNCVTEIPQIVEISIEKENDSCVTTGTRLARRDSYSRHAPWGGKKKHSCSTKTQSSLDTEKRFGRTRSGLQRRERRYGVSSVHDMDAVSNRTVGSRSLRQRLQDTVGLCFPMRTYSKQSKPLFSNKRKIHLSELMLEKCPFPAGSDLAQKWHLIKQHTAPVSPHSTFFDTFDPSLVSTEDEEDRLRERRRLSIEEGVDPPPNAQIHTFEATAQVNPLYKLGPKLAPGMTELAGDKNATPPGNCDSEEDTTTLCLQSRRQKQRQMSGESHGHISKQGAWKVHTQIDYIHCLVPDLLQITGNPCYWGVMDRYEAEALLEGKPEGTFLLRDSAQEDYLFSVSFRRYNRSLHARIEQWNHNFSFDAHDPCVFHSSTVTGLLEHYKDPSSCMFFEPLLTVSLNRTFPFSLQYICRAVICRCTTYDGIDDLPLPSMLQDFLKEYHYKQKVRVRWLEREPIKTK; this is translated from the coding sequence ATGGATAAAGTGGGAAAGATGTGGAACAATTTCAAATACAGGTGCCAGAATCTCTTCAGTCATGAAGGTGGAAGCCAAAACGAAAACGTAGTTGTTAACTCCAGTAGTTGCTCGTCTGCTAAAGACAGAACTGTCCAGATAACTGGTTTGGCTCAACAGCAACCCAGCAGCCCTCTGAGAGAAAACATTGCTTTGCAGTTAGGTTTGAGTCCTTCAAAGAATTCCGTCAGGCGGAACCAAAACTGTGTCACAGAAATTCCTCAGATTGTTGAAATAAGTATTGAGAAAGAGAATGACTCATGTGTCACCACAGGAACTAGGCTTGCTCGAAGGGACTCTTATTCTCGTCATGCTCCTTGGGGTGGGAAGAAGAAACATTCCTGCTCTACCAAAACCCAGAGCTCTTTGGATACTGAGAAAAGATTTGGTAGAACGCGAAGTGGTttgcagaggagagagaggaggtaTGGAGTCAGTTCTGTCCATGATATGGATGCGGTGTCAAACAGGACAGTAGGCAGCCGTTCTCTGCGACAGCGTCTACAGGATACTGTTGGACTGTGCTTTCCCATGCGAACTTACAGCAAACAGTCCAAACCTCTGTTTTCTAACAAAAGAAAGATCCATCTGTCTGAACTAATGCTTGAGAAATGCCCCTTTCCTGCAGGCTCAGACCTGGCTCAGAAGTGGCATCTGATTAAACAGCACACGGCTCCTGTGAGTCCGCATTCAACGTTTTTTGATACATTTGATCCTTCCTTGGTTTCCACAGAAGACGaagaagacaggctgagagagaggCGTAGACTCAGTATCGAAGAAGGGGTTGATCCCCCTCCCAATGCCCAAATACATACTTTTGAAGCTACAGCACAGGTTAATCCGTTATATAAACTGGGACCAAAGTTAGCCCCCGGTATGACTGAGCTGGCCGGGGACAAAAATGCAACTCCTCCAGGAAACTGCGACTCTGAAGAGGACACGACAACACTTTGTCTACAGTCGCGCAGGCAGAAGCAGCGCCAGATGTCTGGAGAGAGCCACGGCCATATCAGCAAGCAGGGGGCTTGGAAGGTGCACACTCAGATCGATTACATCCATTGCCTTGTGCCAGACTTACTTCAGATCACAGGTAACCCATGTTACTGGGGTGTAATGGACCGTTACGAAGCAGAAGCACTTCTGGAGGGTAAACCCGAAGGCACTTTTTTGCTCAGGGATTCTGCGCAGGAGGACTACCTCTTCTCTGTGAGCTTCCGTCGTTATAACCGATCGCTACACGCACGCATTGAGCAGTGGAATCACAACTTTAGTTTTGATGCCCACGATCCTTGTGTGTTTCACTCCTCCACCGTTACAGGGCTTCTGGAACACTACAAAGACCCTAGCTCTTGCATGTTCTTTGAACCGTTGCTAACTGTATCTCTGAACAGGACCTTCCCCTTTAGTCTGCAGTATATCTGCCGGGCAGTAATCTGCAGGTGCACTACGTATGATGGAATTGATGACCTTCCATTGCCTTCAATGTTGCAAGACTTTTTAAAGGAGTATCACTATAAACAAAAAGTCAGGGTGCGATGGCTGGAGCGGGAACCTATAAAGACAAAGTAA